The Heptranchias perlo isolate sHepPer1 chromosome 31, sHepPer1.hap1, whole genome shotgun sequence genomic interval ttcctcctccttgtcctgaGGTGACAGCTCCGAGATTCTGTCGATGGTCCTCAGCAGCTCAGACACCAGACGTAGAGTTTCCGCTCCAGACAGGAGCTGTCTGAAATCAAGGGACAAAAAAGTTTAGAAGGCAGAGCCAGTACAAGCTTGAGGTAGTCAGCAAGTTTGACATTATTACTGATTATTCTCCACTGTAACTTTGAGTTGTATTTTACATAAAATTTATAGAAAGGCTTTTTTGCtaactctctccccgtcctctcccaAAGATGTTGATTCTGCTGGGATAGATCCACAGGTGCCAGGAAGCTTTCTATTACAGTGGGGCCGAAATCCAATTCCACCCTCTCCCAGTGTTCACAACGGAAGCACAAGAGTGTCAGCAAACTCAGGAGGGAGCCGTTTCGTTTTATTAGTGAGAGGTGAATGAGACAGAGTATAGGTTGAGATTGAGGGGTATGGGAGATATAAGGTGAgattgaggggtgtgggagatatagggtgggattgaggggtgtgggagaTATAGGGCGAGATTGAGGGGTGTGGGAAATAGTATAGGATGGTTTTCCACCCTaacctctcccctttcccccaatctctccattcccctcccctttctccatgATTAGTGTCCACCATATCCCTTTCCTTATTGTAAAGCATCAGAGGCCTTCCTGCATGTGAGGAGCAAGTTATCAGCTGCATACTTTACTGAGGTCTCTGCCCCTTGTGCGGCCTTCACTAGATAGTCTGATGCGAGCCGGGCATTGTTTTTTACTGAGTTCAGAGCAAAGGAGTCTCCAGATCGAAGCCTCTCGTTCTCAGCCTTCCTCTGCTGCAGTTCGGCCTgttagacagaaaacagagaatcagCGTTATCcacatccacagagagagagagagagacagacagacagacagacagacagagaaagagacagagagagagagaaagagaaagagagagacagagacatagagagagacatagggggtggttttaaaccccaagaacgggtgggttgggggcgggtgggagttgaaaatagttggtttttgggtcgcgaccgcaacccggctttatttctggatttaacattgacgcgtaaaagtacaggcttcccactgggaataccaagtccgaaaattttgcggttacgacccaaaaaaacaactgttttcaactcccacccgttcttggggtttaaaatcacaccccattgagagagagagagagagagagacagacaaagacatagagaaagagacagagagagagagagacacagagacatagAGAGTCAGATAGACAAAGACTCACATACAGAGACTCatatacagaaagagagagggagagggacagaaagggagagacatTCACTCACATacaaagagacacacacatacagagagagagactcacacatacagagacagagtgagagagacagacagaaacagagagttcAGCTGGAGTTCCTGCTtccgatcactatccagtgacccctactgaaaacggtgtgcatgtgtgtttttaaacacaattaccACAGGAAATCATCAAGCTGTTAAGAGTGATAAATGAAAAGCTGTAAATGTTGTATTAATTGTAGAATTTTCTCTGTTACAGACTCCACTGCCGTACCTGCATGACTGCAAATTCCTGCTTCAATTTAGTCACAGTGTTCTCTGCTTTCACTGCCCGTttctgaaataaataaataaatagatgtAGCAACTTCACTTCCAAAACCAGTCACTTCATTGCAAAGTGCTTCCCACATGCAGCTCGGTTAGTCCAGAGATCGGTGAAGCTGCCTCCCACGCTCCACCCAGTGTGGTTCTGAGCCACGGCAAGTCCCAGCTTCCACCCCTGGCCTGTGCCGAGTTCACCGGACACAACTGAGTTGGCAGTAGGGGCGCTACGATTGGCTTcaatactccagagacttgaacccataatccaggctgacactctcagtgcagtactgagggagtgctgcactgtcggaggtgccgtctttcagatgaggcgttaaattgAGACGCCGTtcgccctctcagttggacataaaagatcccagggccactattttgaagaacagcaggggagtacaccccggtgtcctgggccaatgtttatccctcaaccaacatcattaaaaaaacagattaactggccattatcacattgctgtttgtgggatcttgctgtgcgcaaattggctgctgcgtttcctacattacaaaagtgactacacttcaaaaagtacttcattggctgtaaagaactttgggacgtcctgaggtcgtgaaaggtgttacagaaatgtaagtctttctttttcctggGCTAGAGGAAAGGGAACTCCCCTCACAAAAAAACCCTCTGCATTTCTCCTGGGAGAAATCCCAATGTTCCCCCAGCCATGCTGCAGCCCTTGGGAGCCTCACCAGCTggaaatgtcagcttggctcctttagtagcactcctgcctccaaGTCAGCAggtttgtgggttcgagcccctgcTCCAGGTCCAAGCCCATAgtcccaggctgacactcccagtgcaatgctgagggagcgctgcactgtcagaggtcagACATTAAACGATCTCCTGTAAGGCTACCCTCCAGCCAACTCCTCTAAATAtaacagagatatacaggccaaTGAGTGGAACTGTTTCAACTGCAGCTCCAGCCCCCAAgctctttctcctctcttcccacttcctACAGtctctccctgaatcctcaccgtGTTATAATCCAGACATGTCACACAGTCTCCCCGTCTAACTCACCCTCTCATAACGCAAATCTGCCCTACGGGGATacggcggaggagtgggactagctggattgttcttgcattaagctggcgcggacttgatgggccgaatggcctccttccgtgctgtaacctttctatgattctctactaCTCGCTTTTCCCCACTCTTTTCAGGTTGGGGTCTGGTCCTGCACCAGAACCTTCTCAATGCTCTCGCTGGGAcccccgctctctctcaccgcacccccccacccgctCACTggccccccccaactcattcaccgagccccccccccgcgctctcgctcaccgttccccccctccccccgctctctctcactgggcgttccccctgctctctctcactgggcgcccccacctcccccactcgcTCTCACTGGGCCCCCTCACCCCGCGCTCTCTCACTGGGCGCCCCcacctccccgctctctctcaccgtcaTCAGTTGCAGATTCTCTTCCACTTGCTGAACCATCAACTCTAATGCTCGcgtctccttctcctctttgattttccttctttccagctcctcctccagCCTCCTGACCCTAGGGAGTGACCAGTGGACACTCAGTGTTACAACACGCAGATACCTCCTGTTTACGTCTATCTTTGTGTCCCTCAAGGTGAGTGATGTATCTAGTCTGCCCCAATAATGACCCTCACCCCAATCTCAGACACATCCCTCCCCTCTGATACACCTATGTAGTAAATATGCTTCTCAGACCAGCCATTCTGCAGCCCCTCTGAGTGAGATGATTACCAGGCACGAGTGTGATTCTGCCCAGGCGCATTTCCTGTGGCACCACCACAGCTGGCACGCAACAGTTTCACCCAATCAGTCTGGGCTGAACCTGAACCCAGGCTGCATAGATGAAAGGTCAGtctccaacccctcccccagctACCTGGGGTTCATTAAGGGGAACTAGAATAAAATACACCGGTGTTTAACTTTGCTTTATGGTAGGGGAACTGCAATTTGCCCCTTTGCTGGAGGTGCAGGATGTCAGGCCAGGCCACGAACGGCTCGGCTGCGattcctccacagttgaatagccagccGACACTCACTGTATAGACTCAGATGcataatggccacttgagtgaggtgcaAACGAGAGGGAGTGGGAACACAGTTGGCAGAGAAAATTATTGAAGGGGCAAAAAAGTGAAAACAGATTATTATTctttataacaacttgcatttatatagtgcctttaacgtagtaaaatgtcccaaggtgcttcacgggagcgtaaatcagacaaaatatgacaccgagccacatgaggagatattaggacagggacgaggtgggttttaaggagcgtcttaaaaggaggagagaggcggagggggtcagggagggaattccagagcttagggcctagacagctgaaggcacggccgccaatggtggggcgatggaaatcggggatgcacaagaggccagaaatggagcagctcagagatctcggagggctgtcgggctgaaggaggttacagagatagggaggggcgagggccatggaggggatttgaattttaaaatcgaggtgttgtccCTGTTATAACGCCATTTCCCATTCCCATTCCATCCCCTTTTTGATACCATTTCATAAACTCTTTAAACTCAGCTCTTCCCACCTCTTTGTCCAGTCCTTCGCCTGTTGCTTTGCCTCCTTGGCCTCTCTCCATAGCACAGCGTTTTCTTCTTTCAGCTGAAACGGGAACGAGAGTTATTCGAAGCGACTCCTGGCCTTGGTCGGCCTCCGGGCCAGGGAGGTGAAAGTAAAAAGGCTGCGTATAGTGACACAAATCCCGGCCTGAATGAAAACGATTGGGTAATTCCCTCATCCATCACGTCTGGAGGCTGCACTGCTGAAGTCACTGGGATTGAATTTACGCACAGAATTTGtattctgtaactatcctccactcaccgcAATTTGCCGGAGAAATAATTATCAGgagcttttatcgggagactttgctgtagtttcggttgtgagatctgtttgctgtagtttgtacaGGCTTTGTTTAaaaagactttgtttgctgtgagtcctaccCTAAGTCcagccccacctccaactcattggctgacacggtggtgtcaatagacacatcGTAAAAAATAAATCACCCAGGGATCCcgctgctatccagtgactccagtGGAAAGTTGCCAAGAGTGTGAAGATCGGGCGACAAAAGGACGACCGGGCTCGTCAGTTGGGGAGGTTCTGGAGGGCTGCCTGCGCCTCGACAACTGGACCCCCGCCCCGCCCCAAGTCCACCCCTTCGGGGGAGAAAACCGGAGAAACAATATTCCAGTAAAGTGAGGTCTAAAGTGAAAACAAATCCAGCAAACTTACCTTCTCGTTGCTTAGTAGCTGACTTTGATAAAGAACCTCCCCGACTGAATCAAAGTGTTCTGTCGGAGTGTCACGTTCGTCGCAAGGGGGACTGTGTTTTGAggcagggtccccttcaatatgatcctcctcctcctcctgccactCAGGCGATGTGTACTGGGCGCTGTCCTGCAGCGGAAACAAAGGACTGCTCAGCGTTAGCGGGGCGTAGGACACACCGTGGAGAGAATCGGTGAAGCTGAACTCGTGGGCGGCCTCGATAACGGCGGGTCGGTACGTTTCACTCCAGTCATCGTCCTCTTCATCCAAAGAAGGACTCTGGGCCACCGGATCTGGGAAACAACGCTCTGGGAAATTCAGACTCAGGTTCAGTCCTTTGGGGGCAGTCACACCCCCCTCGAAGAGAATTCCTGCGGACTTCtgcgggggaaagaggggggacaGGCAGTGAAAAAACACGATTAAGTGGAACCTGCGGAAAATAAGAGCAGTCACTTTCCCGAGGATTTGCGCATATTATTTAAAAAACGAAAAGTCTGGTTGGTGGCGTAGATCAGTTTGACAAGACAACTAATACGGTGGCATCAATAATTTTAATGATTACAGTTCAACgagttagaattatagaatgatacagtacagaaggaggccagttggtccaacgtgccagctctttgaaagagctatccaatcagtcccactaccctgctctttccccaaagccctgcaatttttccccttcaagtatttatccaattcccttttgaaagttactattaaatcgccgtcagccctacaaccctccgagatctctgcgctcctccaactctagcctctggtgcattcctgattttaatcgccccaccattggcggccgtgccttcatctgcctgggccccaagctctggaattccctccctaaacctctccgcctctctctcctcctttaagaccctccttaaaacccacctctttgaccaagcttttggtcacctgtcctaatatctccttatgtggctcggtgtcagattttgtctgatttacgctcctgtgaagcgccttgggacgttttattacattaagggcgctgtataaatgggagttgttgtAAGAGCGTGGGCTGTACCGCACCTTCGGCTGTTGATGCGTCTGTTTTTTTATCCCGTCCCCCTTTGCTGTTGATTGACTTTTGATCTTAATAAATTCCTTAAAGGAGAAGGGGTTAGTTTCATCATAATC includes:
- the entr1 gene encoding endosome-associated-trafficking regulator 1 codes for the protein MSSRGAQGEKEEDYDETNPFSFKEFIKIKSQSTAKGDGIKKQTHQQPKKSAGILFEGGVTAPKGLNLSLNFPERCFPDPVAQSPSLDEEDDDWSETYRPAVIEAAHEFSFTDSLHGVSYAPLTLSSPLFPLQDSAQYTSPEWQEEEEDHIEGDPASKHSPPCDERDTPTEHFDSVGEVLYQSQLLSNEKLKEENAVLWREAKEAKQQAKDWTKRVRRLEEELERRKIKEEKETRALELMVQQVEENLQLMTKRAVKAENTVTKLKQEFAVMQAELQQRKAENERLRSGDSFALNSVKNNARLASDYLVKAAQGAETSVKQLLSGAETLRLVSELLRTIDRISELSPQDKEEEPS